The Lasioglossum baleicum unplaced genomic scaffold, iyLasBale1 scaffold0021, whole genome shotgun sequence genome contains a region encoding:
- the Gcs1 gene encoding mannosyl-oligosaccharide glucosidase gives MAKSKVQDKFTKTKNKIPNSSDIRKESKFKMSMLNTTITAACIAIAAWFSYKGYLETRVNTPYDVDKLVTASGLDVADRYWGTYRPGVYFGFKTRDPHSLVTGLMWYFPHLLHQDGSGLRHWCEQADKLDRYAWLEHDGKTFGVQEIIDGSAILNTTFVKRPGGKHGGDWTARIAVTSEKETRDGEEISLLFYTATDEHTKGWIKASLGDEKRITGVEGNTQSLGTFAININIVQGSIEEHSFLATVAPGLSHLKETILHNFRVASHKGSSKKHIVLAGEQVPLAVDGIRKDANFIVSQITGRIPFTIEVSYESGSFINRGDKLIGKNYEYALEKQRRLFNEKFEETYKLTSKGYTDEEVKFAKMALSNMLGSIGYFYGTSQVQSQHTKGPVPYWKAPLYTAVPSRSFFPRGFLWDEGFHGLLISTWDLEIELDIINHWFDLMNVEGWIPREMILGQEALAKVPDEFVTQINTNANPPMFFLTLQFILKHNQKEILEEHYQFLNRLYPRLQTWFNWFNTTQLGDLPSTYRWRGRDATTNKELNPKTLTSGLDDYPRASHPNIDERHVDLRCWIAAAADILYEISNIISNSNKKYRETYQYLSDNHLLNKLHWSPNTQSYADFGLHTDKVSLRRQPSPPRSHVQPEMIRVVSEDPTLKYVDSSFGYVSLFPYILQIIDPESPQLSKVLKDLTNPNLLWTKHGLRSLAKTSPLYMKYNTEHDAPYWRGAIWMNLNYLTVRATHYYSNIEGPYQEKAKTIYQDLRQNLIQNIMKQYKKSGYVWENYGDVHGDGKGSHPFTGWTSLIVLLMAEIY, from the exons ATGGCTAAGAGTAAAGTACAGGATAAGTTTACAAAAACAAAGAACAAAATTCCAAATTCCAGCGACATTAGAAAAGAAAGTAAATTTAAAATGTCAATGTTAAATACTACGATTACAGCCGCATGTATAGCCATCGCAGCCTGGTTCAGTTACAAGGGATATCTGGAAACTAGAGTGAATACACCTTACGACGTAGATAAG TTAGTTACAGCCTCTGGTTTGGATGTTGCGGATAGATACTGGGGTACTTACCGTCCAGGTGTCTATTTTGGATTTAAAACAAGAGATCCTCATTCTTTGGTAACGGGATTGATGTGGTACTTTCCACATTTATTGCATCAAGATGGTAGTGGCCTTAGACATTGGTGCGAGCAAGCAGACAAATTGGATAG GTACGCATGGCTAGAACACGACGGAAAAACTTTTGGCGTTCAAGAAATAATAGATGGTTCAGCTATTTTGAATACTACGTTTGTTAAAAGACCCGGTGGCAAACATGGTGGAGACTGGACAGCGAGGATCGCTGTAACGTCCGAGAAAGAAACACGAGATGGCGAAGAAATTTCTCTACTCTTTTACACTGCCACTGACGAACACACCAAAGGCTGGATTAAAGCCAGCCTTGGCGACGAGAAACGCATAacgggtgtagagggaaatactCAAAGTTTAGGCACATtcgcaataaatattaatatagtgCAGGGGAGTATAGAGGAGCACTCGTTTTTAGCAACTGTCGCTCCTGGCTTGAGCCACTTGAAAGAAACCATTCTGCACAATTTTAGAGTAGCCTCTCATAAAGGATCGTCGAAGAAGCACATAGTTTTAGCAGGTGAACAAGTACCATTGGCGGTAGATGGAATAAGGAAAGATGCAAACTTTATTGTATCGCAAATAACAGGAAGGATTCCTTTCACGATAGAAGTCAGTTACGAGTCCGGTAGTTTTATAAACAGAGGTGACAAGCTAATCGGTAAAAATTACGAGTACGCTCTGGAAAAGCAGAGAAGATTGTTCAACGAAAAGTTTGAAGAGACCTATAAATTAACTTCGAAGGGTTACACGGACGAGGAAGTAAAATTTGCGAAAATGGCGCTATCGAACATGTTAGGCTCCATAGgatatttttatggaacttcGCAAGTGCAAAGCCAACATACTAAAGGACCTGTGCCTTACTGGAAAGCACCTTTATATACTGCTGTACCTAGTAGAAGCTTTTTTCCACGAGGTTTTCTATGGGACGAGGGTTTTCATGGGTTACTGATATCGACGTGGGATTTAGAAATTGAACTAGATATTATAAACCATTGGTTCGACTTGATGAACGTCGAAGGTTGGATACCAAGAGAAATGATTTTAGGTCAAGAAGCTCTGGCGAAAGTTCCCGACGAGTTTGTCACTCAAATCAACACAAATGCTAATCCGCCCATGTTCTTCTTAACGTTGCAATTTATTCTGAAACACAATCAAAAGGAAATATTGGAGGAGCATTATCAATTCCTCAATAGATTGTATCCGCGTCTTCAGACGTGGTTCAATTGGTTTAACACCACGCAATTAGGAGATTTGCCGAGCACATATCGATGGCGAGGCAGAGATGCTACTACGAATAAAGAATTGAATCCGAAGACGCTCACGTCTGGATTGGACGATTATCCAAGAGCGTCCCATCCAAACATTGATGAACGACACGTTGATCTACGTTGTTGGATCGCAGCTGCTGCCGATATCTTGTATGAAATTAGCAACATTATAAGTAATTCCAACAAAAAGTATCGGGAGACCTATCAATATTTATCGGATAatcatttattgaataaactacaTTGGTCGCCGAATACGCAGTCCTATGCTGATTTTGGTTTGCACACGGATAAAGTATCGTTGCGAAGACAGCCTTCACCTCCGAGGTCCCACGTGCAACCAGAAATGATACGTGTTGTTTCAGAAGATCCAACTTTAAAATATGTGGATTCATCTTTCGGTTACGTTTCGTTATTCCCATATATTTTACAGATCATCGATCCTGAATCCCCGCAACTAAGCAAAGTGTTGAAGGATTTAACGAATCCTAATCTTCTGTGGACTAAACATGGTCTACGTTCGCTCGCGAAGACATCGCCGTTGTACATGAAATATAATACCGAACATGATGCTCCTTATTGGAGAGGAGCTATTTGGATGAATTTGAATTACTTGACAGTAAGAGCAACTCATTATTACTCGAACATAGAAGGACCGTATCAAGAGAAAGCGAAAACTATTTACCAGGATTTAAGACAGAATTTGATACAGAATATCATGAAACAATATAAAAAGTCTGGCTATGTGTGGGAAAATTATGGAGACGTTCATGGAGATGGCAAAGGAAGCCATCCGTTTACTGGTTGGACATCTTTAATTGTTCTACTTATGgcagaaatttattaa
- the Secs gene encoding sec synthetase produces MNNQAFSLAEKLIPSLYVQQGLNAKKARENLIRQFIEHQKWPEEGWDDTTIESFLSDLSQMDSNNFPSNCSVGEREARIISNIVAKRHYRMGHGIGRSSDLEEVQPKAAGSSLMYKLTNALVLEVIRYMGVKSIAGCFLSPMATGMSLVLCMLTFKQDRPRAKYVLWSRIDQKSSFKSIYTAGLEPIVIETKIVGDEVKTDMQRLESQMAALSESIACVLTTTSCFAPRSCDSIDNIAALCTQYNIPHLVNNAYGLQSTRCMHLIQEASRKGRVDAFVQSTDKNFLVPVGGAIIGSFDKKLLDRISKMYPGRASASSIMDVMITLLSLGMAGYKQLITQRKEMYSYLKDELGKLAARYDERLLDTKGNPISMGMTLQFLNHHNGLQQIHMLRSILFLRNVSGTRVITGTECRHVASHKFEGWGAHNSNYPVPYLTAAAALGMKRSDVDIFIQRLDKALTKVRRRSAPVTPTASLAGSSINGDTGGAGGPGESSTASTSRASSKDSLRK; encoded by the exons ATGAATAATCAGGCATTCAGTTTAGCGGAGAAGCTTATTCCTTCGCTTTACGTACAACAAGGTTTAAATGCGAAAAAAGCACGCGAGAACCTTATAAGACAGTTCATCGAACAT CAAAAATGGCCAGAAGAAGGATGGGACGATACAACGATAGAATCATTTCTCTCAGATCTATCCCAAATGGATAGTAATAATTTTCCTTCCAACTGTAGTGTCGGAGAACGCGAGGCCAGAATTATATCAAATATTGTCGCAAAACGGCATTATCGAATGGGACATGGTATAGGCAGATCAAGCGATTTAGAAGAAGTACAACCGAAAGCTGCTGGAAGTAGTTTAATGTATAAATTAACAAATGCTTTGGTACTCGAAGTGATTCGGTACATGG GTGTAAAAAGTATAGCAGGCTGTTTTTTATCACCAATGGCTACAGGCATGAGCTTGGTGTTATGTATGCTTACGTTTAAACAGGATAGACCGAGAGCAAAATATGTTCTCTGGTCTAGGATCGATCAGAAatcaagtttcaagtcgatatATACAGCTGGATTAGAACCGATTGTTATCGAAACGAAAATAGTTGGGGATGAAGTGAAGACGGATATGCAAAGACTCGAATCTCAAATGGCAGCTTTAAGCGAAAGCATTGCTTGTGTCCTTACGACAACCAGTTGTTTTGCACCCAGATCATGCGACTCTATCGACAATATCGCAGCGCTTTGTACTCAATACAACATTCCTCATTTAGTAAATAATGCATACGG TTTACAAAGTACAAGGTGTATGCATCTCATACAAGAAGCCTCACGAAAAGGCCGTGTCGATGCTTTTGTTCAAAGCACAGATAAGAATTTTTTGGTGCCAGTTGGCGGTGCAATCATCGGTTCATTCGATAAAAAGCTGTTAGATCGCATATCAAAAATGTATCCTGGTCGTGCAAGCGCTAGTTCCATCATGGACGTAATGATAACGCTGTTAAGTTTAGGAATGGCTGGTTACAAGCAGTTAATAACGCAACGCAAAGAAATGTATTCGTACTTGAAAGACGAGCTTGGAAAATTAGCAGCCAGGTATGACGAAAGATTGCTCGACACTAAAGGGAATCCCATATCAATGGGAATGACtcttcaattcctaaatcatcACAATGGTTTACAACAAATTCATATGTTACGTTCGATATTGTTTCTTCGAAACGTTAGTGGTACAAGAGTAATAACAGGTACAGAATGTAGGCATGTTGCTTCGCATAAGTTTGAAG GTTGGGGAGCTCATAATAGTAATTATCCGGTACCATATTTGACTGCCGCTGCTGCTTTGGGAATGAAGAGATCGGACGTGGACATATTTATACAACGATTAGATAAAGCTTTAACTAAAGTGAGAAGACGTTCAGCTCCAGTGACTCCAACAGCATCTCTTGCTGGATCCAGTATCAATGGAGATACAGGAGGTGCTGGTGGTCCTGGAGAATCTAGCACAGCTTCAACTAGCCGAGCAAGTAGTAAGGACAGTTTGAGGAAATGA